In the genome of Budorcas taxicolor isolate Tak-1 chromosome 7, Takin1.1, whole genome shotgun sequence, the window GGTGTTTGATCCACAGAAGGTCAGCCTTAGGATGAGACCTGTGTGTACCCAGGAGTTGGTTACTGCAGTAGCCATGACAACGCTGAGCAAGGCCACACACATATAGTGGTTCATAATAGCACTGTAGCGTAGAGGGAAACAGATGGCCacgtagcggtcataggccatagTGGTGAAGAGAACCATCTCAGCACCCAGGGACCATGTGAAGAAGAAGAGTTGGGACATGCAGCCTCCATATGAGATGGTCTTTCTTGATGTTAGCATGGTCGCAAGTATTTTTGGTATTATGCTTGTTGTGCAGATGATGTCCACGATAGCCAGGGCCAGAAGGAGAACATACATGGGGGTATGCAAGCTAGTGTTATAGACTATGGCAATGACAATAAGCATATTGCCAAGGAAAGCCAGAAGTAGATGAAGAGAAAGATAATGAAGAGAACTCCCTGGAGTTCAGGTTTTTGAGTGAGGCCTAGGATCATGAATTCAGTTGCAATGCTGTTATTCATCTTGCTTTTGTGATTAAATGGTAGACAGTGCAGAATAAACAACTGAGAATTAAAGGCGTCTGGGTGCTGCTATTAGAAGACTGTGCGTGTATGTGTGAATTTAGTGATTTGATTACAATATCTACTATTCTCCTGATGAATGCCATTTTCTGATATATGTTCTTCCATGACTCCATTAAAGGGAATCCtgtaattgaaaagaaaaagatttttaaaaagtttttaaatttcaaaattgtCATGTTAGTTGAAATTTGTCTTTGCATAACTTACATTCATATATACGCAtataaacacaatggaaaaaTGACATAGTTACATAATatctcactcagttcagttcagtcgctcagtcatgcccaactctttgcaaccccatgaatcgcagcacgccaggcctccctgtccatcaccaactcctggagttcactcagactcacatccatccagtcagtgatgccatccagccatctcatcctctgttgtccccttctcctcttggccccaatccctcccaggatcagagtcttttccaatgagtcaactatttgcatgaggtggccaaagtactggagtttcagccttagcatcattccttccaaagaaatcccagggctgatctccttcagaatggactggttggatctccttgcactccaagggactctcaagagtcttctccaacaccacagctcaaaagcatcaattcctcggtgctcagccttcttcacaggccaactctcacatccatacatgaccacaggaaaaaccgtagccttgactagacagaacttagtcggcaaagtaatgtccctgcttttgaatatgctatctaggttggtcataacttttcttccaaggagtaagtgtcttttaatttcatgactgcagtcaccatctgcagtgattttggagccccaaaatataaagtctgacactgtttccactgtttccccatctatttcccatgaagtgatgggaccggatgccatgatcttcgttttctgaatgttgagctttaagccaactttttcgctctcctctttcactttcatcaagaggcttttgagttcctcttcacttctgccataagggtggtgtcatctgcatatctgaggttattgatatttctcccagcgatcttttCCCCTTGTGCTTTATTGCTAATCTCATTGTGTTGTGGTCAAAAAAGATGATTAATATGattccaattttcttaaatttttctgaGGCATATTTTGTGGCTACCACATTGTCTGTCCTGGAAAATGTTTcatgtgtacttgaaaagaaaagaatgtatattcttctGCTATCAGatgaaatgttttttctctctctctatgtatatgtatttgtgtgtgtgtgtgtgtgtgtgtgtgtgtgtgtgtgtgcatgtgtgtgttactCCCTGAGTCATGTCCTATTCTCTGCGGCCAtctagactgcagcccaccaagctcctctgtcatgggattctccaggcaagagtactggagtgagttgccatgccctcctccaggggatcttccccacccagggatcaagcccaggtctcttaAACTGCAggagagacaccagggaaggccatataTACTTACATCATACAAAATAGACATTAAGATAAAgactgtttaaaaaacaaataagggcactacataatgataaagggatcagtTTGAGAAGAAGATAAAGTAAGTGTAAATAAATGCactcagcatgctgctgctgcccgCTGCTTAGTCTCTTCAGTTgtttatgactctttgtgaccctatgaactacagcACAGCAgcctcatccatccatgggattctctaggcaagaatactggagtgggttgccatgccctcctccaggggattttcctgacccagggattgaacccaggtctcctgcattgcaggaaggttctttactgcACCCTACACATGAACACCTAAATATAGAAGGC includes:
- the LOC128051767 gene encoding LOW QUALITY PROTEIN: olfactory receptor 13G1 (The sequence of the model RefSeq protein was modified relative to this genomic sequence to represent the inferred CDS: inserted 1 base in 1 codon), with protein sequence MNNSIATEFMILGLTQKPELQGVLFIIFLFIYFXAFLGNMLIVIAIVYNTSLHTPMYVLLLALAIVDIICTTSIIPKILATMLTSRKTISYGGCMSQLFFFTWSLGAEMVLFTTMAYDRYVAICFPLRYSAIMNHYMCVALLSVVMATAVTNSWVHTGLILRLTFCGSNTIDHFFCEIPPLLALSCSPVRINEVMVYVADITLAIGDFTLTCISYCFIIAAILRILTTEGKRKAFSTCSSHLIVVSLYYSPVIYTYIRPASSYTFDRDKMVAALYTLVTPTLNPIVYSFRNKDMQAGIRKVFAFLKH